A single Parachlamydiales bacterium DNA region contains:
- a CDS encoding insulinase family protein encodes MKHLLKLFFFLSLLCTPNLKAELSTSYNVIQEKANVPILSPALKDRKSLKLQLNNGLQVLLISDPRAEQSSAAMVVETGSWEEPNEHPGLAHFLEHMLFLGTSAYPDEAEYHQYITQHGGQNNAFTMNDQTAYLFSVNNDALDGALHRFAYFFKEPLFNPSGVKRELNAIDQEYAKNIENDAFRIDHVIKTLTRKEHPQSRFNMGNSLSLANTTPADLKDWFSKYYSANIMKLVVYSSLPLDDIKEMVIDNFKDIPNNNRPPMNIPGPMSADSAYGQVIYIEPFQHERKLYVRWELPAKFAHMNESHPEKLVCHILGHEGKTSLLAELKRENLATGLSCGSLPESRDTQFLYVEIELTEEGLKKYGIVIERLFQTIALLQKSGVPQSIFDEAQKQELLDYQFQSQRAAYKEATYHSLRIAAEDLETYPERSELLIKYDPLATNALLQLLTPQKSQVILIAPYSETRVKLTEKEPWLGVHFALKPITRNQFAKWVQATPHQAITLPDPNPYLPTNLLVLHSAENPISTGFFLQNRGVPTPKPILDNEFGKVYYAQDNLYGVPLIDFVLTIRTPEISPAHSRSMALSELYAKCLQESLDDASYNAKLGGLKFSVKVADNGNGIKLDVHGYSDKAPQFFDTIIGNLIHPNCDEVKFNRYRDLLLRSYADKGLESPIEQSIEALRNILFKDYSTPKEKENAIKKITLKDYTDFVQRLFQTNYIEGIIYGNLSESDAQKIVKRLQQAVGTIPYPPTQHYRKEILILPENSGPYYIEDNITVQGNAALLAIEAGNATYKNRAAQQILMQALSEAFYTVLRTQQQTGYLVFSGGEELEGQTLDYFGVQSNTHDSRDLLARFEQFLEDYLREIETKQITPEKYSIIQHALAEQMAQPPRDMDSMTELLYELAFNYFGDFQRPQQRVDAFYKLNYTDFIQYAKESLGHSNKKRIGILLRGVFNDKNPFQYERVRSKSALRDEGTFRFNTNVNN; translated from the coding sequence ATCTGCTAAAACTGTTTTTTTTTCTCTCTCTTCTCTGCACACCTAACCTTAAAGCAGAATTATCCACTTCATACAATGTCATCCAAGAAAAAGCGAACGTTCCCATACTCTCCCCCGCGCTTAAAGACCGCAAATCCCTAAAACTCCAACTCAATAACGGTTTACAAGTCCTCCTTATTTCTGACCCCAGGGCCGAACAATCCTCCGCCGCTATGGTCGTAGAAACGGGAAGCTGGGAAGAACCTAATGAACATCCCGGCCTCGCCCACTTTCTTGAACATATGCTTTTCCTAGGCACCTCCGCCTACCCCGATGAAGCCGAATACCACCAATACATCACACAGCACGGCGGCCAAAATAACGCCTTCACCATGAATGACCAAACAGCCTACCTATTCAGCGTCAACAACGACGCTCTAGACGGCGCCCTTCACCGCTTCGCCTATTTCTTTAAAGAACCTCTTTTCAATCCGTCCGGTGTCAAACGCGAACTTAACGCCATCGACCAAGAATACGCCAAAAATATCGAAAATGACGCCTTCCGCATCGACCACGTCATTAAAACCCTGACAAGGAAAGAACATCCCCAAAGCCGCTTCAATATGGGCAATAGCCTATCCTTGGCCAATACAACCCCGGCAGATCTTAAGGACTGGTTCTCAAAGTACTATAGCGCGAATATCATGAAATTAGTCGTCTACTCCTCCCTTCCCCTCGACGACATAAAAGAAATGGTGATAGATAACTTCAAAGATATCCCCAATAACAATAGACCTCCCATGAATATCCCCGGACCAATGTCCGCCGATAGCGCCTACGGCCAGGTCATCTATATCGAACCCTTCCAACATGAACGGAAACTCTATGTCCGTTGGGAACTGCCTGCAAAATTCGCCCATATGAACGAATCCCATCCCGAAAAACTCGTCTGCCATATCCTCGGTCATGAAGGAAAAACAAGCCTGCTAGCAGAACTTAAAAGGGAAAACCTAGCGACAGGCCTATCCTGCGGCTCCCTTCCTGAATCCAGAGATACCCAATTCCTTTATGTAGAAATTGAGCTTACTGAAGAAGGACTGAAAAAATATGGAATCGTCATCGAAAGACTTTTCCAAACTATCGCCCTCCTGCAAAAATCCGGCGTCCCGCAATCCATCTTTGATGAAGCTCAAAAACAAGAACTTCTCGACTACCAATTCCAATCCCAACGCGCCGCCTACAAGGAAGCAACTTACCATTCACTCCGCATCGCGGCTGAAGATCTAGAAACCTATCCTGAACGCTCTGAACTGTTAATCAAATACGACCCCCTCGCTACAAACGCCCTCTTACAACTTCTTACACCGCAAAAAAGCCAAGTCATCCTCATCGCTCCCTATTCCGAAACACGCGTAAAACTGACAGAAAAAGAACCTTGGCTCGGTGTACATTTTGCCCTTAAACCTATCACCAGAAATCAATTTGCTAAATGGGTACAAGCAACTCCCCATCAAGCCATCACCCTTCCCGATCCCAACCCTTATCTCCCTACCAACCTACTTGTCCTCCACTCTGCAGAAAATCCGATTTCTACCGGTTTCTTCCTCCAAAATAGAGGTGTACCTACCCCAAAACCTATCTTGGATAATGAATTCGGCAAAGTATATTACGCTCAAGATAACCTCTATGGCGTTCCTCTCATCGATTTTGTATTGACCATCCGCACTCCTGAAATCTCCCCGGCACACTCCCGCTCTATGGCCCTTAGCGAACTCTACGCAAAATGCCTTCAAGAATCCCTGGATGACGCATCATACAATGCAAAACTAGGAGGACTAAAATTCAGCGTAAAAGTAGCCGATAATGGTAACGGAATCAAACTGGATGTACACGGCTACAGCGACAAAGCTCCCCAGTTCTTTGACACCATCATAGGTAATTTAATTCATCCTAACTGCGATGAAGTGAAATTCAATCGCTATCGTGACCTCCTCCTACGCAGCTACGCCGACAAAGGACTCGAATCCCCCATCGAACAATCCATTGAAGCCCTGCGCAATATCCTCTTTAAGGACTACTCCACCCCTAAAGAAAAAGAAAATGCCATTAAGAAAATCACACTGAAAGATTATACCGACTTCGTGCAAAGGCTTTTCCAAACCAACTACATCGAAGGTATCATCTACGGCAACCTATCCGAATCCGATGCTCAAAAGATCGTAAAAAGACTTCAACAAGCTGTAGGGACAATCCCCTACCCTCCCACTCAACACTACCGCAAAGAAATACTGATCCTGCCTGAAAACTCCGGCCCCTACTACATCGAAGATAATATCACCGTTCAAGGTAACGCTGCCCTACTAGCTATAGAAGCCGGTAACGCAACATATAAGAACCGCGCTGCCCAGCAAATCCTGATGCAAGCCCTTTCTGAAGCCTTCTACACTGTTCTCCGCACACAGCAACAAACCGGCTACCTCGTCTTCAGCGGCGGCGAAGAACTGGAAGGACAAACTCTCGACTACTTCGGCGTGCAATCCAACACCCACGACAGCCGTGACCTCCTAGCCCGCTTCGAACAATTCCTCGAAGACTACCTTCGTGAAATCGAAACAAAACAAATCACCCCTGAGAAATACTCCATCATTCAACATGCTCTGGCCGAACAAATGGCTCAACCTCCACGCGATATGGACAGCATGACCGAACTGCTATACGAACTCGCCTTCAACTACTTCGGTGATTTCCAAAGGCCTCAACAAAGAGTGGATGCCTTCTACAAACTCAACTACACCGATTTCATCCAATACGCTAAAGAATCTCTCGGACACAGCAACAAGAAAAGAATAGGCATCCTCCTGCGAGGAGTCTTCAACGACAAAAACCCATTCCAATACGAACGTGTCCGCAGCAAAAGCGCCCTCCGCGATGAAGGTACCTTTCGCTTCAACACTAACGTGAATAACTAG